The region TTGCAGCTGCTGCATTTCCAACTCCTGCGAAACTCATTTGTTCAATTTTATTTTTCCCTGTCTTGATGTTGTTTGCTATTGTGATTTCTTCCCCTTTTGGTTTTTTGCTTTTCAATTGATGTGTGCGGACTCTGCAACTATCACTACAAAACTTTTGCACCCCTCTTCTTTTGGGTACATACTCTTTTCTACAGTATTGGCATTCATAGGTTCTTGTTTCCATTTTGCGTTAAGTTTACGTACGATTAACGTTTAATCGTGGTTTGTTAAATTTATTTTTCACCTTTTGTTAAAAACATGATCCAATAAATAGCGAATAGACTCCTCTCTTATAAAAACAGGTTTTCTTGTTTTTGGACTCTTGTCAAGTATTTTGAAATCATTCTTTAGTTTTTCAAACAACAACAATTGCTCTTCTTTTGGAAGGGTTTTTGCTACTTGATAAACGGTTTCTGAATTCATTTCTAATCTTTAACTTAGGTGTATTCTAAATTAAGGATTAGGCTGCCAAAAGTGACTTATGAATGGACGTCGGAAAGATGTCTTTTTATGTCCGTAAAGACGGTTTTATGTCTGCAGTGTAATTTTCTAGTTTTTGAGCGTCAGATTTTTAAGTTCTTCTCTGAATTTTTGCACTCTAAAATCGTGTTTTCTGTTATTTTTCTCTGAATAATTTCTAATTTTAGTCATGTTCATTTCATGCCTGTTATTTACATAATCCATAAACAACTTCTTTGTTCCAGATACTTTCTCAAGATCACGCAAAGACTGATACAAACTTTCTATATGTGATGGTTTTTCTTCTGTAAAATTATCTATCTTATACTCTACCCACACAAATACATCAAAACTTACAAATAGATTTTGATATACCTGATAGGCATCTTTTAACTTCCCAAATTTACTGAAGGCCAAATCTTCTATAAATTGGTAGCGGTCATTTAGACTTATCAGGACTTTTAGCTGCTTTTCAAAATATAGCATATGTAAGAATGTTTCATCTTCTTTGAATTTAGAAGATTTAAAATAGGCTTCATCACCACTTAAATATGGAATTAAATTTTCATAAGTAGCAAGTGTTGAACGGACTCCGTTCCTCATTCCTTTTAGTTTCAGAAATCTATTGAATTCTTTTGCATTTTCTATGCCATTTTTAGAAATTTCCTTGTTTTGAAAATCTAGTTTTACATTTATAAGATCGTAAATTTCTCTAAAAATATCAATGGCTATCAACCTTTGATCTCGGTGCTCCATTCCGAAAATACGATCATTAAACTCTTTAAAAAACACATAGAAATAAGTATCAATATCTACTTGATATATCTCTAGTATGTATTCATAAAATTCATCCTTCAACTCTTGATTTGGTTTCTTTTCTATACCTAAATCTGGTAAGTACAAAAAGCCTTCCTTGACGTTTAGTTCTGATGATGAAGCAACAGTCATAGAAACATATACCCCAGCTTCCACTAAAATCTCTAGCTGTTTTTCCTTTGGAACATCATAAAAATCTGTGTTTTTCTTGATGCAGGACCAATACTTTCTTTTCTTCTCCATAGTATCTTATTTTTTTAACTGAAATCCTCTGAGTAATCTTCAGGTAATTCTGCATCAATATCTCTTAAATATTTTTCCAAGGCATCTATTGTAGCATGACCCGTAATCCCCTTCAATTTATTTTTTACTCCCTGTGCACTCATCGTTTCTCTATACTTTACATATAATTTAGTAACATGGGTGTGTTTAAAACTGTAAATTCCGTAATCAGTTCCCAACTTCAGATGATCTTTTACAGATTTGAAACGTTTCGAAAATTCACTTCGTTTATTGATGGGTTCTGCATCCCAAGGCTCTCCTATTTCATAACGACCAAACAAATTAGCCTTTGAGTCTTTTTCTGATAAATCTGGTAATTTTTCTAATAAGATTTTAGGAATGATTTTTTTCTGAACTGGCTTTGTTTTTGCTTTTATGTACATCCTTTTATTTTCAATATCTATATCTTCTACTTTCAATCGACAAATTTCTATGGGACGTAAAAAATTATAGGATACAAATTGAATGAACAACAATAAAAAAGGATCATTCTTCTCTAAATAGGCATAAATATCTTCCTCTTGTTTGGGTGTATAGGTTTTATTTCTTTTGGGGATGGATTTTAATTTAGGGATTCTTCGTACAAAATTCACTCGTATCCATTCGTTGTCTTCTAATAGTTGAAACATAGAAGCGATATCTGTTCTAGTGTTATTTCGAGTTCTAGCACTTGTTCTTTTTAAGACATCATTTAAGTATTCTGTAACAAACTTCTTTGTAATAAAACTTACAGGATTGTTATAATAATTATTTGCTTTCAACCATTTCTCAAAAAGCCCTATCCTACTCTTATACTGCACAAAAGAGTTTTTATTCATCATACTGACCTTTAGGTCTAAGGTGAACGAAATACTTTCTCCAATACTTTTTCCTGGCTCTTCTTGCGTTGTTTGTGGTATTATTCTTTCTGCTTGTGGAACAACTTCTGTTGGTTGTTCTTTTGTTGAAGTTTCGTCCGTGGTTTTTATTTCTTCTGATGAAAATAGGCTCTCTTCTAATTTACTATTATCTTCATAAGGATTAAACCCATATTCCAACAATTCTAAAAGAGATTGTTGCATGGTCTTTAAAAAAGCATAACGTTCTCTTTTGGTTTTATACTTATTTGCCCCTGCTTTGATGTTCGGTTGCCTTTTTAGTTTTCCTGTAGCTGGATTCCGAAATAAAAAATAAACATACCAGGGCCTCTCTAATGCATCTTTTTTTTCTGTAGTTGATAATTTAGACCACATCGAAATATCTATACCACCAGTGTAGATTCTTGGCTCAGAATAATTCAGTTTCATAGTAAAATTGTGCACGTTTTTGTGTACGTTTCGTAAAAGTAAGGAATTTAAAAGCATAAAAAAACGAATTGTGAGACACAATTCGTTGATTTAATTCATTTTATGCTTGTAGCGGGAACTGGACTCGAACCAGTGACCTTTGGGTTATGAGTTCGACAAAATGTCGAAATAAGCCCTTATTTATAGATTATCAACACAAAAACGTTTACGATAGCGTTTACGGTGATTCATAATTAATTTGAAATCAAAGATACATAATTTTGAATGTGTTTTGACCCCTATAAAAAAAGAATTTAAGAATAAACAAGCTGACTGAAAATGCAATTAATTTTACAATATATCCAGTTTATTATGATTCTAGTTGTGCAGGAATGTAAATGGGAATTAGAGAATATTCAATTCAGAATTTATTAATGATTCAGAATAGAATTGAATTGAATTGAACCTTTTTCGGATGAATTAATAACTGATTTTGGATTTTCAGAATTAGAAAAAACAAGAAATTCCAACTAAATTTCCCAATCGAAAACAATAAAATAAAGTTAGCAACTCCTTCAAAAAAAAATTGCTATCTTTAAAACTTATTGCTTTTTTGCAAACTTCTAAATTTCCTTCGGAAATTCCTCGTTCTCAAAATTGCAACTTTACATACAAAACTACGTTAAATGATATGCCTAAAGACAACATAATTTAAAATAAATATGGGACATAGAATTAAGACATATTCGCTTTCTGAATTAAACAAAATTAGTACTCCGGGTAAGGTTGTTCCTGCCCTATTCTGGTTAATACCTATAGGAGAATGGCGCAGTAACGAATTAGAGAGGCTTTGGCATCAGTTTACCAAATCTAAAAGCACCTGCAATGAAATGGGACTCATGTTAGTTAATGACACTTTTGCGAGTAATTATGATCCAAATCAAACTTCAAATTTATCTGATTTAACGGGCAGATTATCTGACATACTTCCCTCAGGCACTTCTAGAATATATGGTGAAGAATTTCAACCTAACAAAAAGCGTAAGAAACAAGCCCTAATTCTTTCAGGTGCATACCCCCAACCAGGATGGGGTGTTCTTATTTCATTTAATAAAGAACTTGATATTGATAAATTAGTTGAAAACGCTATAGACCCTAATTTAAAAACAATCTTTATTGGCGCTTCAAAATCATATAAAGTATGGAATGATTTAAAAGGGAATAAACCTATCAAAGAAAATGTAGAATATCTAAAAAAGGGAAAAGAGCATTGTCTTCGGTTAAATCAACTCTTGAACTCAATATTGTCGGAGTATAACGAGAAGCATATAAATGATTTTTATTTTCAAGTACTAAAAAACAAGCAAAATGCAACATCGTCTATGTTCTATGAAGAATATTTTGGTATACTAAATCCATTGTTTGAGATAGTAGATGATCGATTTATTTTATCTCTTATGATTTTAAAATCTTTAAAAGATTTAAGTAAAGGTGAAATAAATTCGGTTTTAAAGCGGTTTCTTTCGGAACATCACCATAAAACAAATAATCTATTTAAATCAGAAATAAACAACAAAATAAAAGTAGTAGCAGGAAAGCTATTAAAACTAACAGAGAATGAAAAGCCAACAGAAAAATTTGATTTTTGGGCAAATAGCATCTATAATTCTAAAATAGATGAAATAGCAGAGATAATCAAAAGCTTAAATGAAAAATTTATACGTATCATTGGGGATTTAGTCATTACAATAGATAATCAAGAGGAAGTTTATAATTCAGAGCTTAAAGAATGGAATGAAAAAGAAGAGACTTCCCGTATTTCATTTCATAGAAATTTGCAAAAGGTTCTGAACGCACATTTGACTTATGGCCAGGGTTTCTTACTTAATATTGAAAACCTAACGAAAGAATTAAATTTATATTCTAAATCATTTTCTTGGGACCCTGCGAGAATGATTGGCGGGAAAATTATATCAGCAGGAGTCCAAATTGAAACACTTGATATCATTCAAAGGGTAAAAGAGATAATTCCTGAATTTTCTAGCGAATCTAATAACTCAAACTACGATAAATATACTTTAATCAATGGAAGTCTTTTTACTGATTTTGTTCATTACATTTCTTTAAAAGACCCTAGCCTTTCTCCGAGAGAGGCCACCAAACAACTTCTAGAAAAGACAATTCGTTCTTCCGAAATTATAAAAGTTCTTAAAAAAGAAAATAATAGTGAATTTAAAAATAAAACTAACAATCAAATGGTTGAAACATTGTTAGTAGAATTTGGTTGGCCAGCTGATGAAATTAGTAAACAAGATAAGCTTGCTGATTGTATAATAGAAAATCAAGGAATTAACACAATTAATACATCTTTTACAGGGAATCACATTCGGAAAATATGTGAAAATTATTTCAAAGATTTAGTTGATACATTATCTTCTAGTACAGGATTTTCAGCAGAAGAACTTTTTGGCCTAGTGATGAGAAAAGACCCAGAATTTCGTTCAAAAAATAAGGGTTGGCATTATGAAATTAGTAAATTAACATTTGGGAGTGCAAGTCGTATACTTTCCGTGTTGCTAAGTGAAGTTTATCCAGATAAAATTAAGATTTCAGAACATTTCATTAAAAGCATTACAAACTTAGGAAGTAAATTGAATGGTTTAAGTCACGACCCACCTGTAGGAGAAACTTCCTCCTTAATTGAAGATATACTAGCACTTTTGAAATACACAAAAGAACTTATTTCTGAAATGCCATGGCACTTCTATCCAGTTCAAAGAAATGGTTATCAACCAACAGTATTAACAGGAAGTGCCTGGAGTCATAGTTATAAAGAAAGTAGGCAGTTAAGTATAATTCTTTGGACTAATGATAATTCTGAAAGTTTATTGATTTGGAATCCAACTAAAGTTAACCCTGTAGTACCAGATGGAATAATAATAAATAGGCCACAAAACTAAAATACATTTCATATAATAAAACCTAAACTGCATTAAAACGTAGTTTAGGTTTGATTATTATAAACTAGACGACTACTTAGTAATTTTATGACTAATTTTCTTGGGCCACTTTTTAAATATTTTTTTTAATTCAATTCATGGTAAAGCTCAACAGTCTCAGGGAATTTTAACACATAATTTTCAAACACTATATTGGGCATTTTTTGCGTAATGAATTCGCTTAGTTGTTTCGCCTGTTTTTGCTTTGTTTTACTCAGGAATTCCAAGGTGTATTCGAAATTTAAGGATGTCCTACTGTTTCCATTGAATTTATGAGGTATTTTAAAACGGTAGTTTTTTATAAAATCTAGTGACGATGTCGTAATTGAATATGGTTCTTCAGAGATTTCTATACCCATAAAATTTTCAATGTCCAATAAGTCAAAACATACCTCTTTATTTTTAAAATTACTTGTTAAAACGGATGTCTCAATAATTATTTCATAATTTATGAAATCAAGAGCAATAGCATCAATGTCTTCATCTAAGATTAAAAAGTACCTAAATAAAAATTCCTGTAAAGATGCTTTAGAGTTAATTCTTTGAATTTCTGTTAACTCCATTAAGTACCAAAGTGTATTTCTATAAACGAGATCATAATTTTTAACTAAGTCTCGATCAGCATATTTGAAAAAATTTATTAGTTTGAGCATTAATTAAGAGAGTAAAACATTATTTCTGTTTTCTTTTTATGAAATATAATTTTAATTGTATGCACAAGGCAGGGTTTCATCTTTGCATATATAGCCATAGAGGATGGTTTTTAAATATAGTAGCCTATTCATTTGTGCGAACAGAGTTTTTTTTTGATTTATAACACATGTCAATACAGATATAACCTGTTGAGCTTACTGGTCCACAAGCCATACCTGTTTCTGTTATGGCAAAACAGATATGGTTTTCTGTTTCTTCGATTGTGTTAAGTTTTTCCATAAGGCTGTTAAAATCATCAACATCAACCCACATTTCGTCATCAAACTCTACCCCCTGCTCTGTTAATAGGGTTTTTATCCAATCATTTGCATAAGGAAAAAATCCGTTATCAAAATCAAGATAATGAAATATCGTTGCTGGAGAAGGCTTAAAATCGTCTTCAAATAAAATCTGTTGTCCTGTTACCGGGCAAAAAAATGTATAAACATCTGACCTGTTAATCTCTATTGTTTGCATATTATTTATTTTTTATGTTGTAAGAGTCATTAATATTTATCTATAAACAGGCATACCATTTTCCATACCATCAAATAGACCAATATTATATGTTGGTTCTAAATCTGTCTTTAAATCTATAAATTTGGATAGCAGAACCGTTTTCTTTGTTTTCGAATTATAGGTGATAAATTCTCCTACTTCAAAATTCAATATTTCATCTTGTGATATAGTTATTTCAATCGTTTCAAATTTTGATTCAAAGCCCATTAACTTTTTTGCAGACATGATAATGGTTTTATTTTTAGTTTTAAATGACTGCGGGATTAAAAAATCGATATTCGCCATAGCAATTCTATAAGTATCTATCAATCCTGGTATGTAATGGCTTAGTGTGTCCATAAACGCTTTTGAATCGTAAGGCGGATGTGCAAACCTGTTTCTAATAGATACGATTTCATTAAATATATAATTGACGCTTTTTGAACTTAAATCATCATTAAACGTTCCGAAACATTCTAACAATATATTATTTTTTATTAAAATTTTATTTAATATACTTTGGATTCTAGAAAATGTACCATCACTTGGCTTCTTATTATAAAATTCTTGTTCTATAATTTTAATAAAGTCCTCGTCTATTTTATCTGATAACATATATTCTTCTAAAGGAAAGAATAATCTCGTCTTAATTAAAATATTTAAAAGATGTAATCCTGATGTTGCCATATCCATCTCTGAATCTGACCTAACATAATCTCTATAAGCTTTCTCAATGACAAAAGGCAATGGATTCTCATACATTTCGATAAGCTTATGCTGCTCATCATAATACAAATTAAGGTATTGCAACCTTTTACGTGTTAAAATATTTCTCAATTTAAAATGCTCTACATTATTAAGAAGAGAGTTTAATTGACTTTTCATTCTATTCCTATTTATACAATCTTCAAGAATGAATTGTAATTGAGTATATTTTCCTTGAATAAATTCTATCGAAGTTGGGTGTTTTTTATCAAATAAATTAGCCATAATATTTTTCCCTTCAATTGATTTTGACAAAAACTCTCTAATGAAAAAATATGAATTATTCTTTGCTAATCTAAACACAAGGCTAATTGAAAGATTTCTTTCTTCATCAATACCATTAACATCTGAAAAACTAAAAGTTGAATAATCTAAATTACAACCTATATCCCCTTTATTAAAAGATGTCGTTGGTTTTATTTTATCTAAATTACTTGTGTATACTTTTTTTTGCTCATTAATTTTATCAGAAATCAACTCTAAACACTTAGAATATTGATCTTCAATTGAAATTTCAGACATTTCATCTAAAGAACAATTATTCGGTGCATTATATAATTCGTCAAAGATTTTTTTTAAATCAATAAAACTAAAATTCTGTACAAAATTTTTATATGGGAGGATATTTTTCGAAAAATACGGAACATAAACATAAATATTTTCAAATATATCTGTTAATTTTATCTCCTTAAATTTAAATTCTTCTACTAGTCTAAATTTAGGTTTTTTTGCAATTTCTGAGAAAAAGTCGATGATCTCTTTTAAAGTTTCTAGATTCAATAATTCTAAAGAGAATGAATATAATTCAGGCACATATTCTTCACCATCTCCTTCCCAACCCGTTAATCCTTCATAATAAATTGTTCCATAAAGATAAAAAGAGGCTATTAAGTTTGAATCAATCTCAATATTTAACAACTCATGCATATCAGAAATATTTTTTTCTAGTCTACTAGTTTTAGGGTTTAATTTAGGAAACCACAATTCTTCATAATCTTCGTATAGTATTCCACAACCTAAATCAATCTGTAGCCAAAGTAATTTATCTAACTCCTTTTCTTGAATTTCACTATTAATTACTCTCCCTCCATATTCTCTGGCAACAAACTCTTTTATATCATCATAAAAATTATACTTATTTTCCATTTTATTTTATTTTATTTTTATTGATTGTTAATTAATTTTCAATTCAAGTTACAGTATTCAAGCAAAAAATATTCTCTAATTTATTTACTGTTTCTAAAGGTAATTTTGTTGTAAAAATTCCAGTATTAGAATCTTTACGCACTCCTCTTAAAAATACATATATAACACCTCCAAATTGCTTTTCGTAGTCAAAGTATCTTATTTTACTTTCAAGAAAACGCTTGGCTGCCATAGTATATAAAAAATACTGTAAATGATAGTTACTCTCATTCATTGCGTCGTTTAATTTAGTAGGGGTATAATCCTCTAACGTATCTCCTAAATAATTGGATTTCCAATCTAGCACATAATACTTATTATCGTGCTCAAAAAACAAATCAATAAAACCATTTAACATCCCCTTTAGGTTTACGTTCTTAAATGACAACATTACATTTTCTGTTTGCAAATCGTATAACTTACTTAAATGCATCTCATCTATTTTCAGGTCAAACTCAAGTTCGTTAATTCTTTTCGTATTCAAAATTTCACTTAATTTAAAAGGTGAAGCATTATTAATTTCTATTGTTGTATTAAGAATTTGATTAAGGAAACTAGGTATTTGTGGGCGATATAACTCCTGTTTTTTAGGATTATATTTTTTCAAGTTTATATCGATTGTTTTATCCCACTTCTCATCATTTGTAAAATCGATAAACTCGAATATAGCATGCAACATATTACCAACATGAGCCCCCCGTTCTAATTCTTTAAAAATAAAATAATCGTACCCCTCATTATCATTATCAAAATTCTTTTTAACAGTAGCATGAGGCAAGCTTAAGAATGAGAAACTCATTTTAAGCCAGTCTTTGTCTTTAAGCTCAAATACTTCAGGCTCTGCAAAATTTAAATGCTCCACAAAGGTGTTTTTAGGTTCGTAAGTTATCTCATGACTTTCGTATGGCATAGTTTTTAGATAAGCTGAATTTTGTTTCTCTTTAAGTAGTTCACCAATAGAGCCTTTACCTTGCGTAAAGAGATACAATTGGTATTTAGCTCTTGTTAAGGCCACATATACAAGTCTTCTGTTTTCTTGTTCTGACTGAATAATAAATTCAGGATTATTGGCCTCGGGCTTATTATAATTAGGTTCAAAAAGATAAGTGCCATCTTGATTTCTAAAACTAGAAAACGCTCCTTTAGACTTCACTTCCAAATCTAAAAAAGGCGCTATGACGATATTATATTGTAGACCTTTACTTTTGTGAATAGTTACTATTTGTATAGCTTGCTCGTCAGTTTCTAATCGCCTTTCGTATTCATTGCCCTGTATTTCTTCACCTTCTATCGCTCTTTTAAGAAAAGCTATAATGCCATTTAGCTCATAGCCGCGTTCGTTTTGCAAGCGCTGTAAGGCCTCTGCTAGCTGCATAACATTTGAATAAGACTTAAGACCTGATTTTTCTATAGCATCATAACTCCCTAAAAGATTTTTTCGAGTTTGATAATCTTCATAAAAACTAACTAAAGCGGCATACACCCCTTTATTGTTAAATTGTTTAAAATATTTTTTAGCTCGTTCAATATGAAAATTAAGGTTTAATTTTTCTACATTACTTCTTAAATAGCCTGTTAATTTCGATAATAAAGCTTTATTAATATTTGATGGCGATGGCTCTTGCATGGCTTGCAGTGCATAAAGAATATCTTTCGCTTCGGGCACACTAAATATTTTAGAGTCATCAATTAAAATCGAAGGAATGCCTAAAGCATCTAAATTATTTTTTATTTCCTTCCCATCATAACCAGAACGAACCAAAATAGCAATATCTGAAGCTTGGATAGGCTGTTCTTTATCATCTTTACCTTTAATCACTCCCTTACTTAATAAATGCTGCACATGATTTGCTGTGTCTATATATATATTGGGTTTATTATTATATCCATTAAAAATAACGATAGGCTTTTCATAAGTTCCGTCTATATGACAAGCCCTAGTTTCTGTGGATTTGGAAGCGTCGACGCGGTGATAGATTATCTGTTTATCTTCCGTACTTTCTTTCTCATTAGAGAATACACCAATACCTTTTGAATCATCTTTATGATAATCAGTTTCACTAAAAATTTCATTCAACCCATCTATAAGCCGACTTGTAGACCTAAAATTAGTGTTCATTGTATAACAATTAGCCACAGCACTCCTAGCATTAAAATAAGTATTTATATCGGCTTTTCGCCAACCGTAAATAGATTGTTTAGGGTCGCCTATGTAAAATAAAA is a window of Polaribacter litorisediminis DNA encoding:
- a CDS encoding tyrosine-type recombinase/integrase, which produces MKLNYSEPRIYTGGIDISMWSKLSTTEKKDALERPWYVYFLFRNPATGKLKRQPNIKAGANKYKTKRERYAFLKTMQQSLLELLEYGFNPYEDNSKLEESLFSSEEIKTTDETSTKEQPTEVVPQAERIIPQTTQEEPGKSIGESISFTLDLKVSMMNKNSFVQYKSRIGLFEKWLKANNYYNNPVSFITKKFVTEYLNDVLKRTSARTRNNTRTDIASMFQLLEDNEWIRVNFVRRIPKLKSIPKRNKTYTPKQEEDIYAYLEKNDPFLLLFIQFVSYNFLRPIEICRLKVEDIDIENKRMYIKAKTKPVQKKIIPKILLEKLPDLSEKDSKANLFGRYEIGEPWDAEPINKRSEFSKRFKSVKDHLKLGTDYGIYSFKHTHVTKLYVKYRETMSAQGVKNKLKGITGHATIDALEKYLRDIDAELPEDYSEDFS
- a CDS encoding UvrD-helicase domain-containing protein — encoded protein: MAEINFKPFKASTANLQGSNLVEASAGTGKTYSIAILALRLLLEKQLQLKEILMVTFTNDAVAELQIRIRKFVREAYKYAKYHIDIDNDDIKDIVDSNGKEASKVLLEKAIQQLDEMSIITIHSFCQNILTEFAFETGQGYNLKLLEDLSEVRADMVKDFWREEVSKIDKCDLIKLIGDFPKYKIFKDWFSYFDLGVFKDALKNKLENKKLNKNTFEFDFNKSIEDNETEVEEEIKNIIIREKEGYVNRINTYEAPGYANGTRNNYIVKLDDEREFVNFLLKTSARHARAIFEQEIKLFKELRKKKNSVKYNFFNRLMETLFKSKETEIVQLLHSLNQVSFDDLIENLHRSIVTNKNEKLINLLRVRYQAVFVDEFQDTDKFQYEIFNTVFNNDFNILFYIGDPKQSIYGWRKADINTYFNARSAVANCYTMNTNFRSTSRLIDGLNEIFSETDYHKDDSKGIGVFSNEKESTEDKQIIYHRVDASKSTETRACHIDGTYEKPIVIFNGYNNKPNIYIDTANHVQHLLSKGVIKGKDDKEQPIQASDIAILVRSGYDGKEIKNNLDALGIPSILIDDSKIFSVPEAKDILYALQAMQEPSPSNINKALLSKLTGYLRSNVEKLNLNFHIERAKKYFKQFNNKGVYAALVSFYEDYQTRKNLLGSYDAIEKSGLKSYSNVMQLAEALQRLQNERGYELNGIIAFLKRAIEGEEIQGNEYERRLETDEQAIQIVTIHKSKGLQYNIVIAPFLDLEVKSKGAFSSFRNQDGTYLFEPNYNKPEANNPEFIIQSEQENRRLVYVALTRAKYQLYLFTQGKGSIGELLKEKQNSAYLKTMPYESHEITYEPKNTFVEHLNFAEPEVFELKDKDWLKMSFSFLSLPHATVKKNFDNDNEGYDYFIFKELERGAHVGNMLHAIFEFIDFTNDEKWDKTIDINLKKYNPKKQELYRPQIPSFLNQILNTTIEINNASPFKLSEILNTKRINELEFDLKIDEMHLSKLYDLQTENVMLSFKNVNLKGMLNGFIDLFFEHDNKYYVLDWKSNYLGDTLEDYTPTKLNDAMNESNYHLQYFLYTMAAKRFLESKIRYFDYEKQFGGVIYVFLRGVRKDSNTGIFTTKLPLETVNKLENIFCLNTVT